The following are encoded in a window of Doryrhamphus excisus isolate RoL2022-K1 chromosome 16, RoL_Dexc_1.0, whole genome shotgun sequence genomic DNA:
- the LOC131103966 gene encoding peripheral plasma membrane protein CASK-like isoform X11: MADDDVLFEDVYELCEVIGKGPFSVVRRCINRDTGQQFAVKIVDVASFTSSPGLSTEDLKREASICHMLKHAHIVELLETYSSDGMLYMVFEFMDGADLCFEIVKRADAGFVYSEAVASHYMRQILEALRYCHDNNVIHRDVKPHCVLLASKENSAPVKLGGFGVAIQLGESGLVAGGRVGTPHFMAPEVVKREPYGKPVDVWGCGVILFILLSGCLPFYGTKDRLFEAIIKGKYKMNPRQWAHISESAKDLVRRMLMLDPAERITVYEALNHPWLKERDRYAYKIHLPETVEQLRKFNARRKLKGAVLAAVSSHKFNSYYGDPPEELHDFSEDPTSSGAVSQVLDSLEEIHALTDCSEKDMDFLHSVFQDQHLHTLLDLYDKINTRSSPQIRNPSSDGVQRAKEVLETISCYPDNAEAKELRRILTQPHFMALLQTHDVVAHEVYSDEALRVTPPPTSPYLNGDSPDSTNGEMDLENVTRVRLVQFQKNTDEAMGITLKMNELNHCIVARIMHGGMIHRQGTLHVGDEIREINGISVANQTVEQLQKMLREMRGSITFKIVPSYRSQSKSCEKESPDLSQHSAANGHASVTSSILDLPATIQPKGRQIYVRAQFEYDPAKDDLIPCKEAGIRFRVGDIIQIISKDDHNWWQGKLENTKNGTAGLIPSPELQEWRVACIAMEKTKQEQQASCTWFGKKKKQYKDKYLAKHNAVFDQLDLVTYEEVVKLPSFKRKTLVLLGAHGVGRRHIKNTLITKHPDRFAYPIPHTTRPPKKDEENGKNYYFVSHDQMMQDISNNDYLEYGSHEDAMYGTRLETIRQIHAQGMISILDVEPQALKILRTAEFAPFVVFIAAPTVTPGMTEDDSLQRLQQESEMLQQTYAHYFDQTIINNEIDDTLRLLEESVELACNTPQWVPVSWVY, encoded by the exons ggGACCCTTCAGCGTGGTGAGGCGCTGCATCAACAGGGACACAGGCCAGCAGTTTGCTGTAAAGATTGTCGATGTGGCCAGTTTCACCTCCAGCCCTGGCCTCAGCACTGAAG ATCTGAAGCGGGAAGCCAGCATCTGTCACATGCTGAAACATGCTCACATCGTGGAGCTGCTGGAGACGTACAGCTCTGATGGCATGCTGTACATGGTCTTTGAATT TATGGATGGAGCTGACCTCTGTTTTGAAATTGTGAAGAGAGCCGATGCTGGGTTTGTTTACAGTGAGGCTGTGGCCAG CCACTACATGCGGCAGATTTTGGAGGCACTTCGCTACTGTCATGACAACAACGTGATTCACCGTGACGTCAAG CCTCACTGTGTGCTGCTAGCTTCCAAGGAGAATTCTGCTCCAGTCAAGCTAGGAGGATTTGGGGTGGCAATACAGCTTGGAGAGTCCGGCCTGGTTGCTGGAG GTCGTGTTGGCACTCCCCACTTCATGGCTCCAGAAGTTGTCAAGAGAGAGCCATATGGCAAACCAGTGGACGTGTGGGGTTGTGGGGTTATCCTCTTCATCCTTCTGTCTGGCTGCCTGCCTTTCTACGGCACAAAGGATCGCCTTTTTGAGGCCATCATTAAGGGCAAATACAAG ATGAACCCACGTCAATGGGCCCACATCTCAGAGAGTGCCAAAGACCTGGTGAGGCGTATGTTGATGCTAGACCCTGCAGAGAGGATCACTGTTTACGAGGCTCTCAACCATCCTTGGCTGAAG GAAAGGGACAGGTACGCCTACAAGATCCACCTGCCTGAAACAGTGGAACAGCTGAGAAAATTCAACGCAAGGAGGAAGCTCAAG GGTGCAGTGCTGGCTGCTGTATCAAGTCACAAGTTTAATTCCTACTACGGAGACCCTCCTGAGGAGCTACATGACTTTTCAGAAGACCCAACCTCCTCAG GGGCAGTATCGCAGGTTTTGGATAGTCTTGAAGAGATTCATGCTTTGACGGACTGTAGCGAGAAAGATATGGACTTTCTCCACAGTGTATTCCAGGATCAGCATCTCCACACCCTGTTAGAT CTGTATGACAAAATCAACACCAGGTCATCTCCGCAGATTCGAAATCCTTCCAGTGATGGAGTTCAGCGAGCCAAAGAA GTACTGGAAACAATCTCCTGTTATCCAGACAACGCAGAGGCGAAGGAGCTGAGGAGGATCCTAACACAGCCACACTTCATG GCCCTGCTACAGACCCACGATGTGGTGGCCCATGAAGTATACAGCGACGAGGCGCTGAGAGTGACCCCGCCGCCGACTTCCCCTTACCTGAACGGAGACTCGCCAGACAGCACCAACGGAGAAATGGACCTTGAGAACGTTACCAGAGTTCGCCTGGTGCAGTTCCAGAAGAACACAGACGAGGCCATG GGCATTACTCTTAAAATGAACGAGCTCAACCACTGCATCGTAGCCAGAATCATGCACGGTGGAATGATTCATCGACAAG GGACTTTACATGTCGGCGATGAAATCAGGGAGATTAATGGTATCAGTGTTGCCAATCAAACTGTAGAACAGCTCCAAAAAATGCTG AGAGAGATGAGGGGAAGCATCACGTTCAAGATTGTACCAAGTTACAGGTCCCAGTCCAAGTCTTGTGAG AAGGAGTCACCAGATTTATCTCAACATTCGGCTGCGAATGGTCATGCAAGCGTCACCAGTTCCATCCTG GATCTACCAGCAACAATTCAGCCCAAAGGTCGTCAG ATCTATGTCCGTGCTCAGTTTGAGTACGACCCGGCAAAAGATGACCTCATACCTTGTAAAGAAGCAGGCATACGCTTCAGGGTGGGTGACATCATTCAGATTATCTCCAAGGATGACCACAACTGGTGGCAGGGGAAGCTAGAAAATACTAAGAATGGTACAGCAGGCCTCATCCCTTCACCAGAGTTGCAGGAGTG GCGTGTGGCATGTATAGCAATGGAGAAGACCAAACAGGAGCAGCAGGCCAGTTGCACATGGTTtggcaaaaagaagaaacaatATAAAGACAAGTACCTGGCCAAGCACAACGCAG TGTTTGACCAACTAGATCTGGTCACATATGAAGAAGTGGTGAAACTGCCCTCGTTCAAGAGGAAAACGCTGGTTTTGCTCG GGGCACATGGCGTTGGCAGGAGGCATATCAAGAACACGCTTATCACTAAACACCCCGACCGCTTCGCCTACCCCATCCCTC ACACGACTCGGCCTCCGAAGAAGGATGAGGAAAATGGAAAGAACTATTACTTTGTGTCTCACGACCAGATGATGCAGGACATCAGCAACAATGACTACTTGGAGTATGGCAGCCACGAGGATGCCATGTACGGAACCAGGCTGGAGACGATCAGGCAGATCCACGCTCAGGGCATGATCTCCATTCTAGACGTTGAGCCACAG GCGCTAAAGATCCTTAGGACAGCTGAGTTTGCTCCCTTTGTCGTCTTCATCGCGGCTCCCACTGTAACTCCAGGCATGACTGAG GACGACTCCCTGCAGCGGCTCCAGCAAGAGTCGGAGATGCTGCAGCAGACGTATGCTCACTACTTTGACCAGACCATCATTAACAACGAGATAGATGACACGTTGCGTCTGCTGGAGGAGTCTGTGGAGCTGGCGTGCAACACCCCTCAGTGGGTCCCAGTGTCCTGGGTGTACTGA
- the LOC131103966 gene encoding peripheral plasma membrane protein CASK-like isoform X12 gives MADDDVLFEDVYELCEVIGKGPFSVVRRCINRDTGQQFAVKIVDVASFTSSPGLSTEDLKREASICHMLKHAHIVELLETYSSDGMLYMVFEFMDGADLCFEIVKRADAGFVYSEAVASHYMRQILEALRYCHDNNVIHRDVKPHCVLLASKENSAPVKLGGFGVAIQLGESGLVAGGRVGTPHFMAPEVVKREPYGKPVDVWGCGVILFILLSGCLPFYGTKDRLFEAIIKGKYKMNPRQWAHISESAKDLVRRMLMLDPAERITVYEALNHPWLKERDRYAYKIHLPETVEQLRKFNARRKLKGAVLAAVSSHKFNSYYGDPPEELHDFSEDPTSSGAVSQVLDSLEEIHALTDCSEKDMDFLHSVFQDQHLHTLLDLYDKINTRSSPQIRNPSSDGVQRAKEVLETISCYPDNAEAKELRRILTQPHFMALLQTHDVVAHEVYSDEALRVTPPPTSPYLNGDSPDSTNGEMDLENVTRVRLVQFQKNTDEAMGITLKMNELNHCIVARIMHGGMIHRQGTLHVGDEIREINGISVANQTVEQLQKMLREMRGSITFKIVPSYRSQSKSCEKESPDLSQHSAANGHASVTSSILDLPATIQPKGRQISRPAIKDKLSIKIYVRAQFEYDPAKDDLIPCKEAGIRFRVGDIIQIISKDDHNWWQGKLENTKNGTAGLIPSPELQEWRVACIAMEKTKQEQQASCTWFGKKKKQYKDKYLAKHNADLVTYEEVVKLPSFKRKTLVLLGAHGVGRRHIKNTLITKHPDRFAYPIPHTTRPPKKDEENGKNYYFVSHDQMMQDISNNDYLEYGSHEDAMYGTRLETIRQIHAQGMISILDVEPQALKILRTAEFAPFVVFIAAPTVTPGMTEDDSLQRLQQESEMLQQTYAHYFDQTIINNEIDDTLRLLEESVELACNTPQWVPVSWVY, from the exons ggGACCCTTCAGCGTGGTGAGGCGCTGCATCAACAGGGACACAGGCCAGCAGTTTGCTGTAAAGATTGTCGATGTGGCCAGTTTCACCTCCAGCCCTGGCCTCAGCACTGAAG ATCTGAAGCGGGAAGCCAGCATCTGTCACATGCTGAAACATGCTCACATCGTGGAGCTGCTGGAGACGTACAGCTCTGATGGCATGCTGTACATGGTCTTTGAATT TATGGATGGAGCTGACCTCTGTTTTGAAATTGTGAAGAGAGCCGATGCTGGGTTTGTTTACAGTGAGGCTGTGGCCAG CCACTACATGCGGCAGATTTTGGAGGCACTTCGCTACTGTCATGACAACAACGTGATTCACCGTGACGTCAAG CCTCACTGTGTGCTGCTAGCTTCCAAGGAGAATTCTGCTCCAGTCAAGCTAGGAGGATTTGGGGTGGCAATACAGCTTGGAGAGTCCGGCCTGGTTGCTGGAG GTCGTGTTGGCACTCCCCACTTCATGGCTCCAGAAGTTGTCAAGAGAGAGCCATATGGCAAACCAGTGGACGTGTGGGGTTGTGGGGTTATCCTCTTCATCCTTCTGTCTGGCTGCCTGCCTTTCTACGGCACAAAGGATCGCCTTTTTGAGGCCATCATTAAGGGCAAATACAAG ATGAACCCACGTCAATGGGCCCACATCTCAGAGAGTGCCAAAGACCTGGTGAGGCGTATGTTGATGCTAGACCCTGCAGAGAGGATCACTGTTTACGAGGCTCTCAACCATCCTTGGCTGAAG GAAAGGGACAGGTACGCCTACAAGATCCACCTGCCTGAAACAGTGGAACAGCTGAGAAAATTCAACGCAAGGAGGAAGCTCAAG GGTGCAGTGCTGGCTGCTGTATCAAGTCACAAGTTTAATTCCTACTACGGAGACCCTCCTGAGGAGCTACATGACTTTTCAGAAGACCCAACCTCCTCAG GGGCAGTATCGCAGGTTTTGGATAGTCTTGAAGAGATTCATGCTTTGACGGACTGTAGCGAGAAAGATATGGACTTTCTCCACAGTGTATTCCAGGATCAGCATCTCCACACCCTGTTAGAT CTGTATGACAAAATCAACACCAGGTCATCTCCGCAGATTCGAAATCCTTCCAGTGATGGAGTTCAGCGAGCCAAAGAA GTACTGGAAACAATCTCCTGTTATCCAGACAACGCAGAGGCGAAGGAGCTGAGGAGGATCCTAACACAGCCACACTTCATG GCCCTGCTACAGACCCACGATGTGGTGGCCCATGAAGTATACAGCGACGAGGCGCTGAGAGTGACCCCGCCGCCGACTTCCCCTTACCTGAACGGAGACTCGCCAGACAGCACCAACGGAGAAATGGACCTTGAGAACGTTACCAGAGTTCGCCTGGTGCAGTTCCAGAAGAACACAGACGAGGCCATG GGCATTACTCTTAAAATGAACGAGCTCAACCACTGCATCGTAGCCAGAATCATGCACGGTGGAATGATTCATCGACAAG GGACTTTACATGTCGGCGATGAAATCAGGGAGATTAATGGTATCAGTGTTGCCAATCAAACTGTAGAACAGCTCCAAAAAATGCTG AGAGAGATGAGGGGAAGCATCACGTTCAAGATTGTACCAAGTTACAGGTCCCAGTCCAAGTCTTGTGAG AAGGAGTCACCAGATTTATCTCAACATTCGGCTGCGAATGGTCATGCAAGCGTCACCAGTTCCATCCTG GATCTACCAGCAACAATTCAGCCCAAAGGTCGTCAG ATCTCCAGACCTGCTATCAAGGACAAATTGTCCATCAAG ATCTATGTCCGTGCTCAGTTTGAGTACGACCCGGCAAAAGATGACCTCATACCTTGTAAAGAAGCAGGCATACGCTTCAGGGTGGGTGACATCATTCAGATTATCTCCAAGGATGACCACAACTGGTGGCAGGGGAAGCTAGAAAATACTAAGAATGGTACAGCAGGCCTCATCCCTTCACCAGAGTTGCAGGAGTG GCGTGTGGCATGTATAGCAATGGAGAAGACCAAACAGGAGCAGCAGGCCAGTTGCACATGGTTtggcaaaaagaagaaacaatATAAAGACAAGTACCTGGCCAAGCACAACGCAG ATCTGGTCACATATGAAGAAGTGGTGAAACTGCCCTCGTTCAAGAGGAAAACGCTGGTTTTGCTCG GGGCACATGGCGTTGGCAGGAGGCATATCAAGAACACGCTTATCACTAAACACCCCGACCGCTTCGCCTACCCCATCCCTC ACACGACTCGGCCTCCGAAGAAGGATGAGGAAAATGGAAAGAACTATTACTTTGTGTCTCACGACCAGATGATGCAGGACATCAGCAACAATGACTACTTGGAGTATGGCAGCCACGAGGATGCCATGTACGGAACCAGGCTGGAGACGATCAGGCAGATCCACGCTCAGGGCATGATCTCCATTCTAGACGTTGAGCCACAG GCGCTAAAGATCCTTAGGACAGCTGAGTTTGCTCCCTTTGTCGTCTTCATCGCGGCTCCCACTGTAACTCCAGGCATGACTGAG GACGACTCCCTGCAGCGGCTCCAGCAAGAGTCGGAGATGCTGCAGCAGACGTATGCTCACTACTTTGACCAGACCATCATTAACAACGAGATAGATGACACGTTGCGTCTGCTGGAGGAGTCTGTGGAGCTGGCGTGCAACACCCCTCAGTGGGTCCCAGTGTCCTGGGTGTACTGA
- the LOC131103966 gene encoding peripheral plasma membrane protein CASK-like isoform X6: MADDDVLFEDVYELCEVIGKGPFSVVRRCINRDTGQQFAVKIVDVASFTSSPGLSTEDLKREASICHMLKHAHIVELLETYSSDGMLYMVFEFMDGADLCFEIVKRADAGFVYSEAVASHYMRQILEALRYCHDNNVIHRDVKPHCVLLASKENSAPVKLGGFGVAIQLGESGLVAGGRVGTPHFMAPEVVKREPYGKPVDVWGCGVILFILLSGCLPFYGTKDRLFEAIIKGKYKMNPRQWAHISESAKDLVRRMLMLDPAERITVYEALNHPWLKERDRYAYKIHLPETVEQLRKFNARRKLKGAVLAAVSSHKFNSYYGDPPEELHDFSEDPTSSGLLAAERAVSQVLDSLEEIHALTDCSEKDMDFLHSVFQDQHLHTLLDLYDKINTRSSPQIRNPSSDGVQRAKEVLETISCYPDNAEAKELRRILTQPHFMALLQTHDVVAHEVYSDEALRVTPPPTSPYLNGDSPDSTNGEMDLENVTRVRLVQFQKNTDEAMGITLKMNELNHCIVARIMHGGMIHRQGTLHVGDEIREINGISVANQTVEQLQKMLREMRGSITFKIVPSYRSQSKSCEKESPDLSQHSAANGHASVTSSILDLPATIQPKGRQISRPAIKDKLSIKIYVRAQFEYDPAKDDLIPCKEAGIRFRVGDIIQIISKDDHNWWQGKLENTKNGTAGLIPSPELQEWRVACIAMEKTKQEQQASCTWFGKKKKQYKDKYLAKHNAVFDQLDLVTYEEVVKLPSFKRKTLVLLGAHGVGRRHIKNTLITKHPDRFAYPIPHTTRPPKKDEENGKNYYFVSHDQMMQDISNNDYLEYGSHEDAMYGTRLETIRQIHAQGMISILDVEPQALKILRTAEFAPFVVFIAAPTVTPGMTEDDSLQRLQQESEMLQQTYAHYFDQTIINNEIDDTLRLLEESVELACNTPQWVPVSWVY, from the exons ggGACCCTTCAGCGTGGTGAGGCGCTGCATCAACAGGGACACAGGCCAGCAGTTTGCTGTAAAGATTGTCGATGTGGCCAGTTTCACCTCCAGCCCTGGCCTCAGCACTGAAG ATCTGAAGCGGGAAGCCAGCATCTGTCACATGCTGAAACATGCTCACATCGTGGAGCTGCTGGAGACGTACAGCTCTGATGGCATGCTGTACATGGTCTTTGAATT TATGGATGGAGCTGACCTCTGTTTTGAAATTGTGAAGAGAGCCGATGCTGGGTTTGTTTACAGTGAGGCTGTGGCCAG CCACTACATGCGGCAGATTTTGGAGGCACTTCGCTACTGTCATGACAACAACGTGATTCACCGTGACGTCAAG CCTCACTGTGTGCTGCTAGCTTCCAAGGAGAATTCTGCTCCAGTCAAGCTAGGAGGATTTGGGGTGGCAATACAGCTTGGAGAGTCCGGCCTGGTTGCTGGAG GTCGTGTTGGCACTCCCCACTTCATGGCTCCAGAAGTTGTCAAGAGAGAGCCATATGGCAAACCAGTGGACGTGTGGGGTTGTGGGGTTATCCTCTTCATCCTTCTGTCTGGCTGCCTGCCTTTCTACGGCACAAAGGATCGCCTTTTTGAGGCCATCATTAAGGGCAAATACAAG ATGAACCCACGTCAATGGGCCCACATCTCAGAGAGTGCCAAAGACCTGGTGAGGCGTATGTTGATGCTAGACCCTGCAGAGAGGATCACTGTTTACGAGGCTCTCAACCATCCTTGGCTGAAG GAAAGGGACAGGTACGCCTACAAGATCCACCTGCCTGAAACAGTGGAACAGCTGAGAAAATTCAACGCAAGGAGGAAGCTCAAG GGTGCAGTGCTGGCTGCTGTATCAAGTCACAAGTTTAATTCCTACTACGGAGACCCTCCTGAGGAGCTACATGACTTTTCAGAAGACCCAACCTCCTCAG GACTGCTCGCTGCAGAAA GGGCAGTATCGCAGGTTTTGGATAGTCTTGAAGAGATTCATGCTTTGACGGACTGTAGCGAGAAAGATATGGACTTTCTCCACAGTGTATTCCAGGATCAGCATCTCCACACCCTGTTAGAT CTGTATGACAAAATCAACACCAGGTCATCTCCGCAGATTCGAAATCCTTCCAGTGATGGAGTTCAGCGAGCCAAAGAA GTACTGGAAACAATCTCCTGTTATCCAGACAACGCAGAGGCGAAGGAGCTGAGGAGGATCCTAACACAGCCACACTTCATG GCCCTGCTACAGACCCACGATGTGGTGGCCCATGAAGTATACAGCGACGAGGCGCTGAGAGTGACCCCGCCGCCGACTTCCCCTTACCTGAACGGAGACTCGCCAGACAGCACCAACGGAGAAATGGACCTTGAGAACGTTACCAGAGTTCGCCTGGTGCAGTTCCAGAAGAACACAGACGAGGCCATG GGCATTACTCTTAAAATGAACGAGCTCAACCACTGCATCGTAGCCAGAATCATGCACGGTGGAATGATTCATCGACAAG GGACTTTACATGTCGGCGATGAAATCAGGGAGATTAATGGTATCAGTGTTGCCAATCAAACTGTAGAACAGCTCCAAAAAATGCTG AGAGAGATGAGGGGAAGCATCACGTTCAAGATTGTACCAAGTTACAGGTCCCAGTCCAAGTCTTGTGAG AAGGAGTCACCAGATTTATCTCAACATTCGGCTGCGAATGGTCATGCAAGCGTCACCAGTTCCATCCTG GATCTACCAGCAACAATTCAGCCCAAAGGTCGTCAG ATCTCCAGACCTGCTATCAAGGACAAATTGTCCATCAAG ATCTATGTCCGTGCTCAGTTTGAGTACGACCCGGCAAAAGATGACCTCATACCTTGTAAAGAAGCAGGCATACGCTTCAGGGTGGGTGACATCATTCAGATTATCTCCAAGGATGACCACAACTGGTGGCAGGGGAAGCTAGAAAATACTAAGAATGGTACAGCAGGCCTCATCCCTTCACCAGAGTTGCAGGAGTG GCGTGTGGCATGTATAGCAATGGAGAAGACCAAACAGGAGCAGCAGGCCAGTTGCACATGGTTtggcaaaaagaagaaacaatATAAAGACAAGTACCTGGCCAAGCACAACGCAG TGTTTGACCAACTAGATCTGGTCACATATGAAGAAGTGGTGAAACTGCCCTCGTTCAAGAGGAAAACGCTGGTTTTGCTCG GGGCACATGGCGTTGGCAGGAGGCATATCAAGAACACGCTTATCACTAAACACCCCGACCGCTTCGCCTACCCCATCCCTC ACACGACTCGGCCTCCGAAGAAGGATGAGGAAAATGGAAAGAACTATTACTTTGTGTCTCACGACCAGATGATGCAGGACATCAGCAACAATGACTACTTGGAGTATGGCAGCCACGAGGATGCCATGTACGGAACCAGGCTGGAGACGATCAGGCAGATCCACGCTCAGGGCATGATCTCCATTCTAGACGTTGAGCCACAG GCGCTAAAGATCCTTAGGACAGCTGAGTTTGCTCCCTTTGTCGTCTTCATCGCGGCTCCCACTGTAACTCCAGGCATGACTGAG GACGACTCCCTGCAGCGGCTCCAGCAAGAGTCGGAGATGCTGCAGCAGACGTATGCTCACTACTTTGACCAGACCATCATTAACAACGAGATAGATGACACGTTGCGTCTGCTGGAGGAGTCTGTGGAGCTGGCGTGCAACACCCCTCAGTGGGTCCCAGTGTCCTGGGTGTACTGA